One Colius striatus isolate bColStr4 chromosome 8, bColStr4.1.hap1, whole genome shotgun sequence genomic region harbors:
- the RAB11FIP2 gene encoding LOW QUALITY PROTEIN: rab11 family-interacting protein 2 (The sequence of the model RefSeq protein was modified relative to this genomic sequence to represent the inferred CDS: inserted 1 base in 1 codon), with amino-acid sequence MMLSEQAQKWFPTHVQVTVLQAKGLKPKGKNGSNDAYTIIQLGKEKYSTSVAEKTLDPVWKEEASFELPGLLMQENPEKYILYLIVMHRSLVGLDRFLGQVAISLNDIFEDKERRKTEWFPLESRQGKRTKDRGEIKVNIQFMRNNMTASMFDLSMKDKTKSPFAKLKDKMKGRKSDGTFSDTSSAIIPSTHIPDAHVEVCSGEVQVKSKPKKPFLLGPQRLSSAHSMSDLTGSHVSSEKAKTGTVGYSHLFRRQLESFGSLDEGGSLKSPHRRTLSVDTSKMNQLDSTVDETALEAQNDPFTNVSASLPQKFATLPRQKNPFEESPATWDQNISLFSKPVEIRKETKKEKKEKXLFERVTGKKDSKRSDKLSNEGSDSSADLKSPSTFGETHQESFDYDSTNPFLTNFKPSSMLPSSSFHTNPSGIEDLRKTTDGNPFDATAGYRNLTYEEVLQELVKHKEQLKKKDTHIRELEDYIDNLLVRVMEETPSILRVPYEPSRKAGKFSKS; translated from the exons ATGATGTTGTCAGAGCAAGCCCAGAAGTGGTTCCCAACTCACGTGCAAGTTACGGTCCTTCAAGCCAAAGGTCTGAAGCCAAAAGGTAAAAATGGCAGCAACGATGCCTACACCATCATACAGCTGGGCAAGGAGAAGTACTCCACCTCGGTGGCTGAGAAGACCCTGGATCCTGTCTGGAAGGAAGAGGCCTCCTTTGAGCTTCCTGGATTACTCATGCAGGAGAATCCAGAAAAATACATCCTGTACCTGATCGTCATGCACAGGTCACTGGTGGGGCTGGACAGGTTTTTGGGACAGGTGGCAATAAGCCTGAATGATATATTTGAAGACAAAGAGAGACGGAAAACAGA GTGGTTTCCCCTAGAGTCCAGACAAGGGAAGAGAACTAAGGACAGAGGAGAAATAAAGGTCAATATTCAGTTTATGAGGAATAACATGACAGCAAGTATGTTTGATTTGTCAATGAAGGACAAAACCAAATCCCCTTTCGCTAAactaaaagacaaaatgaaggGTCGGAAAAGCGACGGGACGTTTTCGGATACATCTTCTGCAATCATCCCAAGTACTCACATACCTGATGCACACGTAGAGGTATGTAGTGGTGAAGTACAAGtgaaatcaaaaccaaaaaaaccttttcttctgGGACCTCAGCGACTATCCTCAGCTCATTCGATGTCAGATTTAACGGGATCACATGTCTcctcagaaaaagcaaaaactgGCACGGTTGGCTACTCTCATCTTTTCAGGCGTCAGCTGGAATCTTTTGGTTCGCTTGATGAAGGTG GGAGTCTGAAATCTCCACATAGAAGGACATTAAGTGTTGATACTTCTAAAATGAACCAACTCGACAGCACAGTTGATGAAACTGCACTTGAAGCACAAAATGACCCATTTACCAATGTGAGTGCTTCGTTACCCCAAAAATTTGCTACACTGCCAAGACAGAAGAATCCATTTGAAGAAAGCCCAGCAACATGGGATCAAAACATAAGTCTGTTTTCCAAACCTGttgaaatcagaaaagaaactaaaaaagagaaaaaagaga gccttTTTGAAagagtgactggaaaaaaagatagCAAGAGGTCAGATAAACTTAGCAATGAGGGATCAGACAGTTCTGCTGACTTGAAATCACCTAGCACGTTTGGTGAAACTCATCAGGAGAGTTTTGATTATGATTCCACTAATCCGTTTCTGACAAACTTCAAGCCTTCAAGCATGTTGCCATCTTCAAG TTTTCATACGAATCCTTCTGGCATTGAAGACCTCAGGAAAACTACG GATGGAAATCCTTTTGACGCCACTGCAGGATACCGTAACCTTACTTACGAAGAGGTTTTGCAGGAGCTGGTGAAACATAAAGAGCAACTTAAGAAGAAAGACACCCATATTCGGGAACTTGAGGATTACATTGATAATCTTCTTGTGCGAGTCATGGAAGAAACACCCAGTATTCTCCGAGTGCCATATGAACCCTCTCGCAAAGCTGGCAAATTCTCCAAGAGCTGA